TATACCTCTGAAATCCTCTGCAAATGTCAAATGTGTCTTGCTCACACACTGGCATCCAAGCAAGTGAGTTCATTCAACGGAGGTACTATCGTATTGCCTGATACCATACATTGAACATAGAAGTGTAGATTACAATTTATATACAACAGAACAATGTCAATTAATGTATACATTGGGAAATATTGATTTGTGGATGTCATTACCATATTTTACATCGATTTCTgaatagtttttattttttatattcgTGATTTGTTCAGGCATTGCAATGGCAGCTATTTGGATTATTTACTTGAAGTTGCAAGCAGCAATGAAATCGTCGTTCGTATAGCTAGCTACCCTAGTGAGTAAAATACGTCCAGGGAAGGAGTTTGAGCAGAGAGGACATGGCTGGGTCTCAAGGATTCTCAACACTATGCGAAAATTCGAATGAAGTGTTTCTAGACGTCGCGAAATTGTTGATCACCTATGCCGACAACATTATTAGGTAATACTGTCTGTGTGCTTGAATGTAAGCGGAAAAGATTGCCTTGCTAACTTTGCTAGTTAGCTTAATGCTAGCTTCCTTACTAATTAACTTATTCTTTAACTCATAGTTAAACATTATGCAGTGTCATCTTGTTGAAAAGAAAATGAGGCGACTACAAGCTACTGAAACGGGCAAAGCTGTCATCCGCTCGAGTTGCAAACGCTTGTTACATTGTAACGGCATGTATTTTCCTATTAGAAACGATTTGTAACAAATGTAACTACTTATCTCTAACTCAACTATCTCATGCAGCTGCTGAGTAACGTATGAAAATTGCTTTAAAGGAACTCAAAGACCTGCCTCTTCTTTATACCAACATAACATACAATGCCTTgcaaaaatattcagaccccttgcctgTTGGatttaatttaaattgaaaaaagtCAAAGACACAATCATGTCTAAGTGGATTTCtatttttttattaataaaatgtaataaataaaataGTCGTATTCAACTCCCTAAGTCAATACGTGTTAGGAAAACCCTTTACCATCGATTACAGCGGTCTTCTTGGGCAGCTGCAAAATGCAGAATTTGCTCCTCCATTTCCTTGTTGCTAAAATTGTAATTGTTCGCCCAATTTCAGTTTGACAAAACAATGTATAGTGTagataatcattgtaccatctctAAACCGCTGTAAAATATTTGCAATAACCTAAAATATGGTATTTTCTGCTTTATTTAAGCTACCTAAAGTAACATACTGACCACACCGCTCCCATCGCGTGCACAAGCATTGcgaaataaatgtacacatgcatgttattcaatcattgcgccaacgagcgtctgcgttgccaagcgctaaaatagaagtcagttatATTTGTGACACCTTGTGCAagccctgcctctcccatctcctcattggttatacccacttgggtgattgaaagatgaactgaggtcggttgttgtggtaatactatgaaagttggatgccaatcgccatataaattcacgatcacgacacacaggttgaaatatcaaaactcTGACCCAATTATAGTAATTTAGtttatttatggcaatttagccagctagcttgctgctgctagctaatttgtcctgggatataaatgtTTAGTTGTTTTACCTGAAAtccacaaggtcctctactctaaCAATTAAtacacacataaaacggtcaaccaaatcgtttctagtcatctctccaccttccaggccttttcttctttggactttatatggcgttAGATGccaaactttcatagtattaccacgacgacCAACCCATGgtaacatccctgagcagtttcattcctgtcctgcagctcagttcagaaggacaaccatctttgctgTGTCTGGGTGGTTGAATACATAAACAGAAGCATAGTTATATTGACCATGCTTAaggagatattcaatgtctgattttgtTTTTCAagttttaatttaaaacaatttGTTATTATTACCcgtctaccaatcactgccctctTTTTTATGAGGCTTTTGAAAAGCTCCCTGATCTTTGTAGTTAAATTCAATACTTGATTGAGGGACCTGACAGATGTATGTATGGGAGACAGAGGAACGTTTAGTCATTCAAAAATGTCAACCTGTATTATATCACACTGAGATAGTCCATTTGATTTGTTCAGCCAAATTGTATTCCTGGGCTAATTTAGGCTTACCTAAACAGAAGGGCTGAATACGTATGCAACAAATTACAAAATTCATAATTTTAAatcttaaaaaatattttttcttcCACTGATGAGTATTTTGTGTGGATTGACAAATTAcaatccatttgaatcccactgCATCACAAAACGTTAAGGAATCCACAGGGTCtcaatacttttgcaaggcactgtgcaTCCAATACATTTTCTCTAGCTAAGATATTTGTGAATGTCCTTGCAGGAATCCCAATGAAGGCAAATACAGGTCTATTCGAATAGGGAACCCTTCATTTTCCACCAAACTCCTTCCTATCAGAGGGGCAGTGGAGTGCCTCTTTGAGATGGGCTTTGAGGAGGTAGGCTACTGTTGTCATCCTTATTCTAAATACACACTGATTGCATGTCATTGAAATGTCAGGAATGATGTATGCATGACTGCCTTTGAAAAGTTCTCCATAAGTAAACATGCCAGAAGCCTCTGCATGTCTTTTGGGATGCATTTTTATCTggatgtctccctctctcctcaggcTGAAACTCACCTGGTGTTCCCCAAGTCTGCCTCTGTGGACCAGCTGAGGAGAATCCGGGAGTCCATCGCTGCAGAAAGGGATCAGAGACTGGGTGTGGGGCAGCCCCAACAGTCTCCTGTGACAGCAAGTGCCACAGCCCTAGTCTCAGCTCCGGCAGCAGCCCAGGGTCCACCTGTTACTGCCATCCTGGCAGCTAGACAAACCCCTGCACAAGCACCCTCCTTGGTAAAGCTTCAGTCTTGTGTGATAATTTCTCTCTGATgctcttttgtattttttatttgtattttattaggatccccattagctgttgcaaaagtagcagctcctcttcctggggtccacatgaaacataatacagaacatcattagacaagaacagctcaaggacagaactacatacattttcttACTTTGTCAGTAAACAATTGCATCCCTTCAATTgaactctctctcatctctctcacccccctctccctctttaatCTATCTCCTGCCCTCTGTTTCTGTTCATCAGGGAAGCAGTATGATCTTCCTGACTACCCTCCAGTCTAACTTCCAGCATGTGATGGAGTATGAGAACTCAGAGCTACAGCAGAAAGCTTTAGGTGTTATACCACACCAGCAGCTGACCACCACAGCCAAGGAGAAACTACAACAGGCCAAGCAGGCCGATCCAGGTAACACCAACCCCGTAGTTCAAAGTTCCTATTCAGGTTTAACCTCATTCCCAGTCTCTATTGCTATTGCTGGTTGGCAGATGAGATGAATTCCAGCTAAACCAGTTCTACTGTGCTTTATAAACGCTGGGTGGATTGCAACATAGATGTTGAACTTCACGTGGTGCACCGTGTTGGTACAGTTTTTCTTAATGATACTGAGTGCTAAAATAAGCTTGATTGCAATGAAAAACTCACAACAACAAACCAGTGATTTGCCTGATCTTCAGGGGTGCAAACTAGTCACCTTTCGTGTGAAATTTGCCTTTTTGAATCCAAAATAGGTGATTCGTGTAGATCCAATTAGAGGTTTGGGGGTGGGGGTCTTTGGCTGACTACTGGCTGTATGCGAACGAGTGATACGCGTTTGGAGCAATACTGGATGTATCCAAGGCTTAGCCAATCGTTCACGTAACAGAATGCAGCACGTGcctgaagagagaagagacaaccaGTGCACGCTCTGGGAAGAGCGGTAAATCAGTGGCCAATGATAGTTGCATTTGAGATCAGCAGTGCGGGTAATTTTAGCACTTATTGTTGGTTTAATGAGAAAAACCTTGAAGTAAGCTGGCCAATATTAGCTTTAATAGGCTTAATAATAATTAAAACGACAACAAGAACACTGTTGCTACTTCACTCGACACAGAAGGTGCATGAATAAAGGAGCAAACTCTTCAGAGCTTGTAATCAAACAGTTAATGTTTATTGTATTTCTGGATGTCCAAGAACAATTTTATTTTGATCCCTTTTTCTCACCAATTTCGTGAtgtccaattgttttagtagctactatcttgtctcatcgctacaactcctgtacgggctcgggagagatgaaggttgaaagtcatgcgttctccgatacacaacccaaccaagctgcactgcttcttaacacagcgcgcatccaacccggaagccagctgcaccagtgtgtcggaggaaacactgtgcacctggcaaccttggttagcgtgcactgcccaccacaggagtcgctggtgcgcgatgagacagggatatcaagccctccctaacccggacgatgctaggccaattgtacgtcgccccacggaccttcCGGTTgcggccggttatgacagagcctgggcgcgaacccagggtctctggtggcacagctagcgctgcagtacagcgcccttaaccactgcgccacccgggaggccgtcCATGAACTTTAAAGACATTTGTTCTTGCTTTGACCttattcctgtctctctccgGTCTTCAGATTGCAACCTGAGTGAAGAGGACCTACTGGTGCTGGAGCTGCTCCGCTGGTTTAAAGGGGATTTCTTCTCCTGGGTGGACTGCCTGCCGTGCAACCACTGTGGGGGTCCAACCCAGTCCTCAGGCCCACTGGCCCCTTCTACAGAGGACCTTCGCTGGGGAGCCCAGAGGGTAGAGAACCATCACTGTCAGGCCTGTAACCACTCTACCAGGTTCCCCAGGTGGGTTCAATGAGTCAGTGTTTTCTCTATCATTATATATCCCACCTGTTTCAAAGAAGAGCTGGAACGTGATCCTACATGGCCAGTTGGTAGGAGCGTGGCGCTAACAATTCCAAGGTCGTGGGTTCAATTTCTGCAGGgattttaataaaaaaatgtattcactCATTACTGTATGTCACATTGGATAAAACATCTGCTAAGCTACATATTAAGACATCACTCTCCTGTGTGCAGGTACAACAACCCTGAGAAGCTGCTGGAAACCAGGAGAGGGCGCTGTGGGGAGTGGGCCAACTGTTTCACCCTGTGCTGCAGAGCCCTGGACCTGGAGGCCAGGTATATCTGGGACAGCACAGGTACTGTAACACTCTATTCATTCATGTTAAAGCACAGAAGCTGTTGCTGGAGGCTCTACTAATTAAGACTGGTTCAGGAGGGCGTCTCTCGACATGTTTCTATTCTGTGATGGTGTGACTGCTTTCCCATTCTCTGCTATTATCCCTGGAGAGGTTAATTGACTATGTGGAGCTATTGGCTCCGTGGCGGTTTATCCTATTCTCAACTATTTCTAACTGGCCATAACTGTGTATCTCCTCATACTGTATGGCAGATATGTCGTTAATATGTTCTCCTGTTCCTTGTCCTGTCCCAGACCACGTGTGGACCGAGGTGTACTCTGCCTCTCAGCATCGCTGGCTGCACTGTGACTCCTGTGAGAATGCCTGTGACAAACCTTTGCTCTATGAGATTGGCTGGGGGAAGAAACTAGACTACGTTCTGGC
Above is a genomic segment from Oncorhynchus masou masou isolate Uvic2021 chromosome 12, UVic_Omas_1.1, whole genome shotgun sequence containing:
- the ngly1 gene encoding peptide-N(4)-(N-acetyl-beta-glucosaminyl)asparagine amidase; this translates as MAGSQGFSTLCENSNEVFLDVAKLLITYADNIIRNPNEGKYRSIRIGNPSFSTKLLPIRGAVECLFEMGFEEAETHLVFPKSASVDQLRRIRESIAAERDQRLGVGQPQQSPVTASATALVSAPAAAQGPPVTAILAARQTPAQAPSLGSSMIFLTTLQSNFQHVMEYENSELQQKALGVIPHQQLTTTAKEKLQQAKQADPDCNLSEEDLLVLELLRWFKGDFFSWVDCLPCNHCGGPTQSSGPLAPSTEDLRWGAQRVENHHCQACNHSTRFPRYNNPEKLLETRRGRCGEWANCFTLCCRALDLEARYIWDSTDHVWTEVYSASQHRWLHCDSCENACDKPLLYEIGWGKKLDYVLAFSKDQVVDVTWRYSCYHPEVLSRRNKVQEPWLLYTINGLNAVRQQSLSSERKKELLERLLVELVEFISPKTPKQGELGGRNSGSLAWRNARGETGPGTTPSAAAAEFVFVPTEKEKSGRVFHLRYNSTKDHYCRVSNDSEDIQGWDKTVWRKESVFRKLENDWQMVYLARTEGSSSGKISWKLDCGPVGMKIKTVSVRACSQTFHSGTVRWGLQSGQNTTEFSGDGEMHLLPGFSGSSELVLEAELAGGEGESSWQHSQLFRRSLNELEESSLEILVEMEEDA